The Arachis duranensis cultivar V14167 chromosome 2, aradu.V14167.gnm2.J7QH, whole genome shotgun sequence genome has a window encoding:
- the LOC107474349 gene encoding probable L-type lectin-domain containing receptor kinase VII.2, with protein YANATIDDHSHSSILTLTNHTSFSIGRAFYPSKIPTKSSFSSNPLPFSTSFIFSIAPFKHLLPGHGFVFLFSPFEGANGVSSAQHLGLFNLTNNGNPKNYVFGIEFDVFKNQEFNDINDNHVGLDVNSLTSLTSQDDIWVSGKHDEKFKELKLNNGENYQVWIEYSDSRVNVAMAIAGKRRPNRPLISELVNLSDVFLDEMFVGFCGATEQLIESHKILAWSFSNSNFSIGDGLVTTNLPSFGFVLGISFGIFIFVIGSAAMVFVVLLKRKRSKRMEEEGDIEDWELEYWPHRISYEDIYAATKAFSEQNIIEFGGMLKDVAMGVLYLHES; from the coding sequence TATGCAAACGCCACTATTGATGATCACTCTCACTCTTCAATTCTCACCCTTACCAACCATACCTCTTTTTCTATTGGCCGTGCTTTCTACCCTTCCAAGATCCCAACAAaatcttccttttcttccaacCCTTTACCGTTCTCAACCTCCTTCATCTTCTCCATTGCACCATTCAAACACCTTCTCCCTGGCCATGGTTTTGTGTTCTTGTTCTCACCTTTTGAAGGAGCAAACGGGGTTAGCTCAGCTCAGCACCTTGGCCTCTTCAACTTGACCAACAATGGTAAccccaaaaactatgtttttgGGATTGAGTTTGATGTGTTCAAGAACCAAGAATTCAATGACATCAATGATAACCATGTGGGTTTGGATGTGAATTCTCTTACTTCTTTGACCTCACAGGATGATATTTGGGTCAGTGGAAAACATGATGAAAAGTTTAAGGAATTGAAGCTTAACAATGGTGAGAACTATCAAGTGTGGATTGAGTATTCAGATTCTAGAGTTAATGTAGCAATGGCTATTGCAGGGAAAAGAAGGCCTAATAGGCCTTTGATTAGTGAACTTGTGAATCTTTCTGATGTCTTTTTGGATGAAATGTTTGTGGGATTTTGTGGGGCAACAGAGCAACTTATTGAGAGTCACAAGATTTTGGCATGGAGCTTTAGCAACTCAAATTTTTCGATCGGCGATGGTTTGGTGACTACGAATTTGCCTTCATTTGGTTTTGTTTTAGGGATCAGTTTTGGAATTTTTATCTTTGTTATTGGTAGTGCAGCCATGGTGTTTGTTGTTTtgctcaaaagaaaaagaagcaaaagaatGGAGGAAGAGGGAGATATTGAAGATTGGGAATTAGAGTATTGGCCACACCGTATTAGTTATGAAGACATTTATGCTGCAACTAAAGCATTTTCAGAACAGAATATAATTGAGTTTGGAGGTATGCTGAAGGATGTGGCTATGGGGGtattgtatttgcatgagagtTAG